The following are from one region of the Paenibacillus sp. JZ16 genome:
- a CDS encoding adenosylcobalamin-dependent ribonucleoside-diphosphate reductase yields the protein MQNQRLEGLSEKIFLDRYAWKDADSNNAKVGDVVLVLTKDDPKFPTKEVGEIVKREGRKVTVKTRKGELVESDVEKLTLTIEKTPEEMWDRLAAAMSSVEATPELQEEWRGKFREILDDWKLVPGGRIAAGAGASDELTLFNCYVIPSPKDSRGGIMETLSEMTEIMARGGGVGINLSSLRPRRAIVRGVNGSSSGAVSWGGLFSYTTGLIEQGGSRRGALMLMINDWHPDVEDFITVKQTMGQVTNANLSVCVSNDFMKAVKEDLDWELVFPDTTDPDYDELWDGDLDKWKKAGHRIIPYKTVKAREVWHTIIESAWKSAEPGVVFMEYYNQMSNSWYFNPIICTNPCGEQGLPGWGVCNLSAMNLSKFYDEANHDVAWDELATTTRYSVRFLDNVIDRTPYHFEENELNQKKERRVGLGTMGLAELMIKLNIRYGSPESLEFLDKLYGFIAREAYLASADIAEEKGSFQAFDAELYLQSGFMKNMAEVYPEVAEAVREKGARNVTVITQAPTGSTGTMVGTSTGIEPYFAFKYFRQSRLGFDEQFVPIAQDWLDSHPGEELPDYYVTAMSLSAEDHIRVQAAIQRWVDSSISKTANCPSDFTVEDTKRLYELAFDLGCKGVTIYRDGSRDVQVLQTEKKEDKAAEATTASTAETALEQSAAGQAAEDATNVEPAAASVAVTASPSKSGLDKQYKKRPQVLRGATYKMNTPFGMAYITINDLDGIPSEIFLNVGKAGSDVFAMAEALGRVCSLFLRYGDHGNKVELLIKHLKGIGGTGAIGFGANRVESIADAVAKALETHVANNAGADHDHDPAPVAATMAPVDAGEAVAPAAAGYGGHGSHTGGSTMSLDLCPSCGGASLINIEGCKTCGNCGYSKCS from the coding sequence ATGCAGAATCAGCGGCTGGAAGGTTTAAGCGAGAAGATCTTTTTGGACCGGTATGCCTGGAAGGATGCGGACTCCAACAACGCTAAGGTAGGCGATGTGGTGCTCGTTTTGACGAAGGATGATCCTAAATTTCCGACCAAGGAAGTTGGCGAAATCGTGAAACGCGAAGGCCGCAAGGTCACGGTGAAGACACGGAAGGGCGAGCTTGTGGAATCGGATGTGGAGAAGCTGACGTTAACCATCGAGAAAACGCCGGAAGAAATGTGGGATCGACTCGCGGCTGCCATGTCATCGGTTGAGGCAACGCCTGAACTGCAGGAAGAGTGGCGCGGGAAGTTCCGCGAGATTCTGGATGATTGGAAGCTGGTGCCGGGCGGACGGATTGCGGCTGGAGCTGGTGCAAGCGATGAATTGACGCTGTTCAACTGCTACGTGATTCCTTCACCGAAGGACAGCCGGGGCGGCATCATGGAAACTCTGAGCGAGATGACCGAGATCATGGCGCGCGGCGGCGGAGTCGGCATTAATTTGTCTTCCCTGCGTCCTCGGCGCGCGATCGTAAGAGGCGTGAACGGCTCCTCCAGCGGTGCGGTATCGTGGGGCGGATTGTTCAGTTATACGACGGGATTGATCGAGCAGGGCGGAAGCCGCCGGGGCGCGCTCATGCTGATGATTAATGATTGGCACCCGGACGTGGAGGATTTCATTACCGTGAAGCAGACGATGGGACAAGTTACGAATGCGAACCTGTCGGTATGCGTCAGCAATGATTTCATGAAGGCCGTGAAGGAAGATCTGGACTGGGAGCTGGTGTTCCCGGATACTACGGATCCTGACTATGATGAGCTGTGGGACGGCGATCTGGATAAATGGAAGAAAGCCGGACACCGTATCATTCCATATAAAACAGTAAAAGCACGCGAGGTCTGGCACACCATTATCGAATCCGCATGGAAATCCGCAGAACCGGGCGTCGTATTCATGGAATACTATAACCAGATGTCCAACAGCTGGTATTTCAACCCGATTATTTGTACGAACCCTTGCGGCGAGCAAGGACTTCCGGGCTGGGGCGTATGCAACCTGTCCGCGATGAATCTGTCGAAGTTCTATGATGAAGCGAACCATGACGTTGCCTGGGATGAGCTGGCTACAACGACACGGTACTCCGTGCGTTTCCTGGATAATGTCATTGACCGGACGCCGTACCATTTTGAAGAAAACGAATTGAACCAGAAAAAAGAGCGCCGCGTGGGCCTCGGAACGATGGGTCTGGCGGAGCTGATGATCAAGCTGAACATCCGTTACGGCAGCCCGGAATCGTTGGAGTTCCTGGATAAGCTGTATGGCTTCATCGCGCGCGAAGCTTATCTCGCTTCCGCCGATATTGCCGAAGAGAAGGGTTCGTTCCAGGCATTCGACGCCGAGCTGTACCTGCAAAGCGGCTTCATGAAAAATATGGCCGAGGTGTATCCGGAAGTTGCCGAAGCGGTGCGTGAAAAAGGTGCACGGAACGTCACCGTCATTACCCAAGCGCCAACGGGCAGCACGGGTACGATGGTCGGAACGTCGACAGGCATCGAGCCGTACTTTGCCTTCAAATACTTCCGTCAGAGCCGACTCGGCTTCGACGAGCAGTTCGTGCCGATTGCTCAGGATTGGCTGGACAGCCATCCGGGCGAAGAGCTTCCGGATTATTACGTCACGGCGATGAGTCTCTCCGCCGAGGATCACATCCGGGTACAAGCGGCAATTCAGCGCTGGGTGGACAGCTCGATCTCGAAGACGGCCAACTGTCCGTCGGACTTTACGGTTGAAGATACGAAGCGCCTATATGAGCTGGCATTCGATCTGGGCTGCAAAGGCGTAACGATCTACCGCGACGGCAGCCGCGACGTGCAGGTGCTGCAGACGGAGAAAAAAGAAGATAAGGCCGCCGAAGCAACCACGGCTTCTACTGCGGAAACAGCGCTTGAGCAAAGCGCGGCAGGCCAAGCCGCAGAGGATGCGACGAACGTGGAGCCGGCGGCTGCAAGCGTGGCCGTGACAGCCTCACCGAGCAAGAGCGGGTTGGATAAGCAATACAAGAAGCGTCCGCAAGTGCTGCGCGGCGCAACCTATAAAATGAACACGCCGTTCGGCATGGCGTATATTACCATCAACGATCTGGACGGTATCCCAAGCGAAATCTTCCTGAACGTCGGCAAGGCCGGTTCGGATGTGTTCGCAATGGCGGAAGCCTTGGGCCGCGTCTGCTCCTTGTTCCTGCGTTACGGGGACCACGGCAATAAGGTGGAGCTGCTGATCAAGCACCTCAAGGGCATCGGCGGCACCGGCGCGATCGGCTTCGGCGCAAACCGCGTAGAATCCATCGCCGACGCCGTGGCGAAGGCGCTCGAGACGCACGTGGCGAACAACGCTGGGGCGGATCATGACCATGATCCGGCACCGGTCGCAGCCACGATGGCGCCTGTTGATGCAGGCGAAGCTGTGGCGCCAGCAGCCGCGGGGTATGGCGGACACGGCTCCCACACAGGCGGTAGCACCATGTCGCTGGATCTGTGTCCATCCTGCGGCGGGGCATCCTTGATTAATATCGAGGGATGCAAGACGTGCGGGAACTGCGGATATAGTAAGTGTTCGTGA